One genomic segment of Pseudomonas sp. p1(2021b) includes these proteins:
- a CDS encoding TorF family putative porin, translating to MRPRTLIAGGLLACAPLAHAIDLDDDFSLEAKVGIFSDYRTRGISQTQNDPALQGSLTLAHSSGLYAGIWSSNVDFGFGSRTRQELDYYAGYFWQISDDVTLDTSYIKYVYPRQGNFNYGEYHAELRAWGVLLGGNYSDDFNGDQSMLYSYVGYGTLLPHDIGLQVRYGRNDYKDPSWFANDGSSRNAYHEWEVELSRTMLSLDWSLSYIDTDLSQAECASYLGFKDVCSATVVAAVSKAF from the coding sequence ATGCGCCCACGCACCCTCATCGCAGGCGGCCTGCTGGCCTGTGCCCCGCTCGCCCACGCCATCGACCTCGACGACGACTTCAGCCTCGAAGCCAAGGTCGGGATCTTCAGCGACTACCGTACCCGCGGCATCTCCCAGACCCAGAACGACCCGGCCCTGCAAGGCTCGCTGACCCTGGCCCACAGCAGCGGCCTGTACGCCGGGATCTGGAGCTCCAACGTCGACTTCGGCTTCGGCAGCCGCACCCGCCAGGAACTGGACTACTACGCCGGCTACTTCTGGCAGATCAGCGACGATGTCACCCTCGACACCTCGTACATCAAGTACGTCTACCCGCGCCAGGGCAACTTCAACTACGGCGAATACCATGCCGAACTGCGTGCCTGGGGTGTGCTGCTGGGCGGCAACTACTCGGACGACTTCAATGGCGACCAGTCGATGCTCTACAGCTATGTCGGCTATGGCACCCTGCTGCCCCATGACATCGGCCTTCAGGTGCGCTATGGGCGCAACGACTACAAGGACCCGAGCTGGTTCGCCAACGACGGCAGCAGCCGCAACGCCTACCACGAATGGGAAGTGGAACTGAGCCGCACGATGCTGTCGCTGGACTGGTCACTCAGCTACATCGACACCGACCTGTCCCAGGCAGAATGTGCCAGCTACCTCGGCTTCAAGGACGTCTGCTCGGCCACGGTGGTGGCCGCGGTCAGCAAAGCGTTCTGA